The DNA sequence GAACTTGTCGCGCGTGAACTGGATATCACTCTGACCTCACGCGGAAGGACGATGGAAGGTGAGCGAATGCCACTTGCAGGCGTCCCCATTCATGCGGGTGAGGCATATATTGCCCGCCTTGTCAAGAAGGGATACCGCGTTGCAGTCTGTGATCAGGTAGAGGATCCGAAAAAGGCGAAAGGGGTAGTAAAACGTGATGTTGTCCGTGTGATCACCCCCGGTACTGTTATCGATTCTGCAATGCTGCATACCGCCGGACAGAGCTACCTGATGGGCCTGTCTGTGTCTAAAAAAGGAAAGCGCTTGGGGCTTGCGTTTCTTGATATTACGACGGGTGAATTTTTCATCACATCCTGCAGGAGTGAGGATGCCGCAGATCTCACTTCTGCTGTTGACAGGCATATGCCCTCTGAGTGCGTTGTTCCCGAGGATTCACCCGGCTGGATACCACGAATACTCAAAGAGCGCGGGGTTGTCGTCACGTCATATGATCCGTACCATTTCACCCGCGATGCATCGATAAATCTCCTCTGCAGCCAGTTTTCTGTTGCGTCCCTGGAGGGGTTTGGATGCGCAGGGATGGAGGAGGGAGTGTGTGCTGCCGGAGGCTGTCTGGCCTATGCGAAGGAAACACAGAAATCCGAACTGTCGCATATCCGTACGATCTCGGCGATGGTTCCGTCCGGCACAATGGTGCTTGATTCCATAACTCTTCGGAATCTGGAACTTGTCCGGGGAATACGTGAGGGAAGCGATTCAACGCTTCTCGCTGTTCTTGACCGTACACGGACGGCGATGGGAGGCCGACAGTTACGCTCGGATATCATTGCGCCTCTCATCGACAAGGCCGGGATTGAGGAGAGGCTGGATGCGCTTGAATATCTCTTCAATGAACCTATGCAGCGGACATCCCTGAGAGAAAGTCTCCATCGCTTTTCCGATATCGAGCGAATTGCCGGGCGGATATCATATGGGAATGCAGGTCCGCGGGATCTGGTGACGCTGCGGGATTCACTTGTGCGTATCCCTGTAATTCGCGGCGCCTGTATTCCACGCGGTGACACCCCCCTCCCGGATGCGCTGGCATCCTGCATCGAGGGCATGAGCACCCATGACACGATTGTATCGCTCATTGCCTCTGCTCTTACGGATGAGCCCCCCGTACTGGTGAAAACAGGAGGGGTGATCCGTGACGGATATGACCCCCGCCTCGATGAACTCCGGAGTATTTCCCATTCCGGAAAAGACTGGATTGCTGGGTTCCAGCAGGAAGAAAGGGAGAGAACCGGGATAAAATCCCTGAAAATTGCATATAACAAGGTATTTGGGTATTATATCGAGGTGACGAAGGCAAATCTCCATCTAGTTCCTCCGGACTACATCCGAAAACAGACGATGTCCAATGGCGAGAGGTATACGCTTCCTGTCCTGCAGGAGATGGAGGCGAAGATCTCAAATGCGGAAGAACATCTCACGGCAATGGAGGCAGAAATTTTCAGTGAGATCATCACCGCCCTGAATGAACATGTATCTGCACTTCAGGAAACGGCACGAAATATCGGCCGTATCGATGTTTTTGCCTCACTTGCAGAAGTTGCCGCACTCTATGGATATGTGCGGCCGATTATCGAGGACTCGGGGCGCCTTCTTATTTCCGACGGGCGCCATCCGGTAGTCGAGCGGAGTCTTGAGTCGGGTTTTGTCCCAAATGATGCGGAACTTGATACCGGGGGAACACAGATTCTCATCATCACCGGGGCCAATATGGCAGGGAAGTCCACCTATATGCGTGAGGTGGCTCTCATCTGTATCATGGCCCAGATGGGGTGTTTCGTTCCCGCTGATCAGGCAGTGATCGGGATCACGGATCGCATTTTCACACGGGTGGGCGCCTTTGATGATCTTGCCAGTGGTCAGTCCACATTCATGGTGGAGATGATCGAGCTCGCAAATATCCTCAATAATGTGACTGACCGGAGTCTCGTTATCCTTGACGAAATCGGGCGGGGCACTTCGACACTGGACGGGTATTCCATCGCACGTGCCGTTCTCGAGTATCTTCATGGCAGGGGGAAATCCGGGCCGAGAACTCTCTTTGCCACACATTTCCATGAGATTGTTGAGGTTGAGAGTGATCTAAAACGGGCGAAAAATTATCATTTTGCGGTGAGGGAAACCGGCAGTGATGTGATCTTTCTTCGCAAGCTTATCCCGGGCGCAACAGACCGCAGTTATGGTATCCACGTTGCGCGCCTTGCAGGCGTCCCAAAACCGGTCTCTGCACGGGCCGAGGACATTCTATCTATCGAACGGACACGGGTCATGTCAACTGAAAGGGGGAAAACGCCCCGCTATACCCAGATGCTTCTCATCGATGCGCCGGGAGGGGTGAAAGAGACCACCGACCCCGTGCTCATTGAGCTTCGGAACCTGGATCCGGACTCAATGACGCCCCGGGAAGCACTTGCAAAGCTATACGAACTTCAGAAAAAAGCACAGTAGGGGGTTTTCGCGAATGAAGAAATCAGTGCCACGGATCACGCTCCTTGATGATGATACGATAAACCAGATCGCTGCAGGTGAGGTCGTTGAACGACCCGCCTCGGTGGTCAAGGAGCTGATTGAAAACTCCCTCGATGCAGGTGCCTCATCGATCAGTATCGAACTCCTTTCTGATACGAAGGGGATAACGCGAATCAAAATCATCGATGATGGTTGTGGCATCCCCCCGGAAGATGTTGAAAAGGCGTTCCTCAGGCACGCAACCTCTAAGGTCAGGTATGCTGAGGACCTGCATGTCGTAACATCCATGGGGTTCAGGGGCGAGGCACTCGCAAGTATATCCGCCATCTCCAGGGTCCTGATGGTCACCCGCACCAGGGGCGCCGATACCGCGACAACCATGGCCGTAAGCGGTGGTGAGGTGACGGGCTTCGGAGAAGTTGCCGCCCCCAGTGGAACGTCCGTCACCATAGAAGATCTGTTTTACAACACGCCTGCACGTCGTAAATTTCTGCGTTCCCGACAGACCGAACTGCTCCAGATCTATCTGGCCGTCGAGGCGGAGGCGCTTGCGCATCCGCATGTAGGATTTCTGCTGATGCATAATGGCCAGGAACGTATACGGACGCAGGCAACCGAGAGGCTTATCGATACGGTCGGATTTCTCTTTGGGCATGAGCGGATACCCTCGCTTATCGGCATCTCTACGGGTTCGCCGTTCATGCGAATTGACGGATATGTCAGCCATCCCTCGGACTGCCGAACAAACAGGGCCGACACCTTCATCTCGATCAATCGTCGGCCGGTGGTATCAAAGACCATCGCGCGGGCGATACGGGCCGGGTATGGTACTCTGGTAGCAAAAGGGTCCTACCCGTCCGTCTTTCTGAACCTGACCATCGACACGGGACTGGTGGATGTCAACGTCCATCCCACCAAGCGTGAGGTACGCCTCTCCCGGG is a window from the Methanovulcanius yangii genome containing:
- the mutS gene encoding DNA mismatch repair protein MutS; protein product: MSKGPTPAMRQFYDMKAQYPGCVLFFQMGDFYETFGEDAELVARELDITLTSRGRTMEGERMPLAGVPIHAGEAYIARLVKKGYRVAVCDQVEDPKKAKGVVKRDVVRVITPGTVIDSAMLHTAGQSYLMGLSVSKKGKRLGLAFLDITTGEFFITSCRSEDAADLTSAVDRHMPSECVVPEDSPGWIPRILKERGVVVTSYDPYHFTRDASINLLCSQFSVASLEGFGCAGMEEGVCAAGGCLAYAKETQKSELSHIRTISAMVPSGTMVLDSITLRNLELVRGIREGSDSTLLAVLDRTRTAMGGRQLRSDIIAPLIDKAGIEERLDALEYLFNEPMQRTSLRESLHRFSDIERIAGRISYGNAGPRDLVTLRDSLVRIPVIRGACIPRGDTPLPDALASCIEGMSTHDTIVSLIASALTDEPPVLVKTGGVIRDGYDPRLDELRSISHSGKDWIAGFQQEERERTGIKSLKIAYNKVFGYYIEVTKANLHLVPPDYIRKQTMSNGERYTLPVLQEMEAKISNAEEHLTAMEAEIFSEIITALNEHVSALQETARNIGRIDVFASLAEVAALYGYVRPIIEDSGRLLISDGRHPVVERSLESGFVPNDAELDTGGTQILIITGANMAGKSTYMREVALICIMAQMGCFVPADQAVIGITDRIFTRVGAFDDLASGQSTFMVEMIELANILNNVTDRSLVILDEIGRGTSTLDGYSIARAVLEYLHGRGKSGPRTLFATHFHEIVEVESDLKRAKNYHFAVRETGSDVIFLRKLIPGATDRSYGIHVARLAGVPKPVSARAEDILSIERTRVMSTERGKTPRYTQMLLIDAPGGVKETTDPVLIELRNLDPDSMTPREALAKLYELQKKAQ
- the mutL gene encoding DNA mismatch repair endonuclease MutL: MKKSVPRITLLDDDTINQIAAGEVVERPASVVKELIENSLDAGASSISIELLSDTKGITRIKIIDDGCGIPPEDVEKAFLRHATSKVRYAEDLHVVTSMGFRGEALASISAISRVLMVTRTRGADTATTMAVSGGEVTGFGEVAAPSGTSVTIEDLFYNTPARRKFLRSRQTELLQIYLAVEAEALAHPHVGFLLMHNGQERIRTQATERLIDTVGFLFGHERIPSLIGISTGSPFMRIDGYVSHPSDCRTNRADTFISINRRPVVSKTIARAIRAGYGTLVAKGSYPSVFLNLTIDTGLVDVNVHPTKREVRLSREREILEEITRAVSETLHSTDILRKRTNRTEAEIGERNLISPRVSGVREETPKSYSAGGSGVQAGGRVHLKFSTTDKQLRLTETVCLGDTPGLLPSLRVIGQVCERYILAGSVADDELFIIDQHAAHERILYDQLSAGRDGRLQRQDLLVPLVVSLRPAEHAALNDASSVLEDQGFVIEDFGGGSIAVRSVPMVLGKRLGAEIIRDIAGDLIAEKSLSSDERKEQITCMVACRGAIKAGTTMSNEQMERLLDQLSRTSEPYTCPHGRPVILSYTISQLDRLFHRS